The genomic DNA AACCGCGACGGGAACTGGATGTTGACTGCGGACTCGTCGCTTCGGCAACGTGGGCTTCAGAGTGCTTCGAACACGTTACAAGCAAGTCTAAAGAGCATCGGCAGAGACTATCGTTTGTGGCGGCAAACGGATTTGGGAGTCCCGCTTCGCCATTTGTTAACACTCCGCGGCGGCTGCCCCGGATTCCCTGTCGACCATCGTCGCGTACAATGATCGGGCAAGCAGAGGGTTCGACGTGGTTCGGGTTCCGAGCAGCAGAACCGAACACGGACGAACCATTCAATGCACCCGCGCGGCCACGTCGGGCGTTTTTGACTACCTTTTTCTCGCTGCCGCCGAAAAATTGGAACCGATATGCCATTGATGGCAACTCAACCCTGTACAGGACACATGCCTCACCGACACCGAATTCAATTTCCGCCACACGATGCCAACAACCTCGAACAAGACGAAGTCACGTTTCACGTGGTGGAGGGGGAGCGGCGACTGGAACTCCGCTTTCACGACTACGACCAAATCTACCTGCGGCCAGGGCTTTACGAGCAGGTCTTCTACGATCGATTGAAGTGCACCTCGCCCAAGAAAGTTGGCGAACTGCTCAAGCGAACGCTCGACGGCAGCGAAAAGAACTTTACCGAGATGCGGGTTCTGGATTTGGGAGCCGGCAATGGCATGATGGGCGAGCTTCTGAAGTCCTATGGCGTCGCTCGGTTGGTAGGTGCGGACATTATTCCCGAGGCGAAAGACGCCTGCTATCGCGATCGTCCGGGAGTTTACGACGAATATTACGTCGCCGATTTCACAAACCTGAAACCGGAACTGGTCGAAGAAATTTCCGATTGGTCGATCGATTGCCTGACCTCCGTTGCTGCGTTGGGTTTCGGAGACATCCCGCCTGAAGCGTTCTTCCAATCGCTGCAGTTTGTCGCCAAGGGAGGCTGGGTTGCGTTTAATATCAAAGAAACGTTCCTCGACCGTTCCGACACCTCCGGGTTCTCGCGTTTCATCCGCGAGCTGATCTTCTCGAAGTACCTCGACATCCACCACATCGAACGTTACCGACACCGGTTGTCGATGGAAGGAACGCCGCTGTATTACTTTGCCTTGGTCGCGCAAAAGACGGCTGACATCCCCAACGATTTCCTGCAGGCCAATGGGATCGGCAGCTGAGTCGAGGCGGGAACGATTGAGTCCAGCCCACCGCCGCTTGGCTTTGCAGACGTCGCGTCGCGATCTGCAACCGCCGGCGCTGTCAAACGTTTTGGTGGACCTCGGCGAATGCTAAATGCCTGGAGACGCTAGTCCCAGGCGTGGTCGTCCCGATTCAAATTATGATTTGCGCTAACGTTGGCTCACCAGTTGTTTGCACCACTCTCCATGCGGTGGTAGAAACTTGCCATCGGTAATGATTGTTTTTGGGGAGGGCGTTCGCCGTTCCATTGAAACTAAAAGTACGCGGGCACCGCTCGGTGCCGCGTAGCAAACGCAGTGGGATTGAGAGATAGCGATGAGGAAGTGGAATATTTCAAGTGCCGCTTGCGTCGGTACCGTCTTCGCCTGGTTGTGTAGCGTCGCGGTGGCGGGCGATGCGATCCCAACTGTCGATATTTCAAGCGAGTCCGATCGGCACTCGTTTGTCGCTCAAGGAACGACCGAGGTTTACCAAGGCCATCCCTGCACCGTGTTGTTGCCCGATGGCAAGACGATGTTCTGCGCCTGGTCGATCAATCACGCGGGCTTTCTGGGGCCGTTGTCCCGAAGCGATGACGGTGGGAAGACGTGGAGTCAACCGCTGGCGGTTCCCGGCAATTGGCGGCAGGTAACCAAGACAACGCCCACACTCCACCGCCTTGTCGATCCCGAGGGTGTCGCGCGGCTGTTTGTCTTCGGCGGTTGCGACTTTCCCGGTCGACTGCGGCAGGCCTATTCCGAAGACAACGGCAAGACGTGGACGCCGATGCGAGATACGGGACTGGCGGCTGAATGTGCCCCGAAGACCGTGATGGCGTTCGACGACGGTAAACGGTTGGTGATGTGGTGCGATCGGCGCGGCCCCTTCGCTGCCAATCAACCGCATGCCGACCCTTACATTTGGCAAGCCGAATCGTTGGATGGAGGGCTGACGTGGTCGCCCGAACAGCCGATTCTGAAGACTGAATCGCGATGGGGGCAACCGGCGGTAATTCGATCTCCCGATGGCAACCAGTTGTTGATGCTGCTGCGGAATGAAGAGTCGCATTCGTTGTTTTCGGTCAGCGATGATGATGGCAAAACTTGGGCGCCGGTCCGTCCGCTACCAGCCACGTTGACGGGGCATCGCCACAAAATGTTGTATGCACCCGACGGACGTCTTGTCGTGGTAATGCGGAACAAAGATGCCGAATCGCAATCGCATGGGCACTTCGTCGCATGGGTCGGAACCTATGACGACATCCTCGCCGGACGCGACGGGCAGTACCAGATCAAATTGCTGCACAGCCACGCTCGGTGGGATTGTGGTTATTCGGGCTTCGAATTGCTCCCCGACGGGACCTTTGTCGCGACGACGTACATCAAGTATAAACCGGGACCCGAAAAGCATTCCGTCGTCACAACACGGTTCAAGATCACCGAGACCGACCAAAAGTTGGAAGACGCCAAAAAACTCGTCCAGTAGTTCTCGCAAGCTGTTGGGCAGCGGCTTTACGGTCGTGTAAACGGGAGCAGTTTTCAGTGCAACTGTCCGACGGCGACCGCAGGACAGTTGCGCTCGACACGATCGCTGGCGACCGTTGCCCGGGACAAATCACGGTTTCAAACCGAGGCATCCGCCGCAAGGCGTGATCGCTTGACGGCTGATTTGCCTAAGCACGAACACTTCACAACTCTGTATCACAGCTAGAACAAGCTGGCTTCACCACTGATCGAAACATAACATGAGGAATTCGATGAACGGAATCTATTTGACCTGTTTGAGCATTTTGGCCCTGGCGATGGCTGCCGGGACGGTCCAGGCATGCACCCGTGTCTTGTGGAACAACAATAAGTTGGCGGTCGTCGTTTCGCGAACGATGGACTGGCCGACTACGACCGAACCGATCCTGACGCTGTTGCCGCGCGGGCTGCAACACGACGGCGGTAGAATCGGGCCCGAAGTGCTCGTCAAAGAGAACCCGGCGCGGTGGACTTCGAAGTACGGCAGCCTCGTGACGACGGTCTATGGGATCGGCACCGCTGATGGCTTCAACGAGAAGGGATTGGGCGTTCACATGCTGTATCTCACTGCGACCAATTTTGGCGAGCGCGACGAGAACAAGCCGGCCGTTCACGCGGGGCTGTGGGGACAGTATCTGTTGGACAACGCGGCCAGCGTGAAGGAAGCACTGCAGTTGCAGGAAGCGATTCAGATCGTGATGGTCGAAGCGAAGGGCCGCATGGCGACGGTCCATCTTGCGATCGAAGACGCCAGTGGCGATTCGGCGATCCTGGAATTCATCGACGGCAAGTTGGTCGTTCATCACGGACGCCAGTTCCAAGTTATGACCAACGATCCCACCTACGATCAACAGCTGGAACTGCTCGACAAGCTTGATTTTTCCAATCCCAGCAGCGAAACGCCATTGCCCGGAAACGTCAAGCCAACCGATCGCTTTCAACGAGCGAGCTATTACACGGCGCTGCTGCCCGAACCGAAGGACGAGCGCCAAGCTGTTGCCGGCGTGCTGGCGATCGCTCGCAACGTATCGGTTCCTTTTGGTGCTCCCTACAAAGGTTTTGGGATCTACAACACGGAATATCGCACCGTCATGAACCTGACCAAGCTGCGTTACTTCTTCGAACTGACGACCAGCCCTAATGTTATCTGGGCCGATCTATTGAAGTTCGATCTCAATCCCGGCGCCCCGGTGAAAGTTTTGGATCCCGATAACATCGATCTCTCGGGCGATGTGAGCTCGCAATTCAAAACGCTTGAGACTCCGCCGTTCTAATGCCGCCCAGTTGCGGTGGACTCGATAAGGAATCGTCGAACGGTGCAGCGTTCGCGTCGAATTAGTTCGAGTCGGCAACGGCTTTGACGGCCGCGACGATTCTTTCCGCCGAAAGCCCCTGGTCGTCGAGTAAACGTTCGCTCGCTCCGCTCAATGGTCGCTTGCGAACGGCCAGACATCGGACCGGGGTTCGGTGGTCCGAGAGACTGGTCAAAACCGCTTCGCCGATTCCCCCTTCGGGAACGTGGTCTTCGATCGTGAACAGGACCTCGGTTGCATCGGCCGCCTTGCGGATCGTCGCGTGGTCCAACGGCTTGATCGAATAGAGATCGATCACGCGGACGGTGATCGCTTCTTCAAGAAGGATCGAATGCGCCGCAAGCGCTTCGTGAAGCGTGATCCCCGCTGCGATCAGGGTGTAGCGATCCCGATCGCTTTGACGCAGCACTTTGCAGCCACCGATCTCGAACTGTTCATCGCAGGCGTAGATCACGGGAGTCTCGCCACGCGTCGTTCGCAAATAGGAGATCCCGCGGTGGTTCATCATCGATTCGACCAACCGCTGGGTCGAGACAGCGTCGGATGCATAGAGGACGACGCTCTCTTGAACGCTGCGGAACATCGCGATGTCTTCGAGTCCCATCTGCGAAGGGCCGTCGGCGCCGATCGACACACCGCAGTGTGAGCCTACGAATTTGACGTTGGCGTCGCTATGACGGGCCATCCGAATCTGATCAAACGCCCGCGTTAAGAAAGCGGCGAAGGTGGAGACGAACGGTATCTTACCGCGCTGCCCCAATCCAACCGCCGCTCCAACCATGTTCTGTTCCGCGATGAACATCTCGAAAAAACGATTGGGATAGGAGTCGGCAAAAAACTTGGCTCGCGTCGAATTGCTTACCTCCGCATCCAGAGCGACCATCTCGGGATACTGCGGCGCCAACCGCTTGATCGCATCTCCATAAGCGGTTCGCGTTGCAACTTCTTCGCCGAGACGATGTT from Rosistilla oblonga includes the following:
- a CDS encoding class I SAM-dependent DNA methyltransferase produces the protein MPHRHRIQFPPHDANNLEQDEVTFHVVEGERRLELRFHDYDQIYLRPGLYEQVFYDRLKCTSPKKVGELLKRTLDGSEKNFTEMRVLDLGAGNGMMGELLKSYGVARLVGADIIPEAKDACYRDRPGVYDEYYVADFTNLKPELVEEISDWSIDCLTSVAALGFGDIPPEAFFQSLQFVAKGGWVAFNIKETFLDRSDTSGFSRFIRELIFSKYLDIHHIERYRHRLSMEGTPLYYFALVAQKTADIPNDFLQANGIGS
- a CDS encoding sialidase family protein, translating into MRKWNISSAACVGTVFAWLCSVAVAGDAIPTVDISSESDRHSFVAQGTTEVYQGHPCTVLLPDGKTMFCAWSINHAGFLGPLSRSDDGGKTWSQPLAVPGNWRQVTKTTPTLHRLVDPEGVARLFVFGGCDFPGRLRQAYSEDNGKTWTPMRDTGLAAECAPKTVMAFDDGKRLVMWCDRRGPFAANQPHADPYIWQAESLDGGLTWSPEQPILKTESRWGQPAVIRSPDGNQLLMLLRNEESHSLFSVSDDDGKTWAPVRPLPATLTGHRHKMLYAPDGRLVVVMRNKDAESQSHGHFVAWVGTYDDILAGRDGQYQIKLLHSHARWDCGYSGFELLPDGTFVATTYIKYKPGPEKHSVVTTRFKITETDQKLEDAKKLVQ
- a CDS encoding linear amide C-N hydrolase, which translates into the protein MNGIYLTCLSILALAMAAGTVQACTRVLWNNNKLAVVVSRTMDWPTTTEPILTLLPRGLQHDGGRIGPEVLVKENPARWTSKYGSLVTTVYGIGTADGFNEKGLGVHMLYLTATNFGERDENKPAVHAGLWGQYLLDNAASVKEALQLQEAIQIVMVEAKGRMATVHLAIEDASGDSAILEFIDGKLVVHHGRQFQVMTNDPTYDQQLELLDKLDFSNPSSETPLPGNVKPTDRFQRASYYTALLPEPKDERQAVAGVLAIARNVSVPFGAPYKGFGIYNTEYRTVMNLTKLRYFFELTTSPNVIWADLLKFDLNPGAPVKVLDPDNIDLSGDVSSQFKTLETPPF
- a CDS encoding transketolase, encoding MATATDNSLEKRQQIAIQLRRWILQITTNAGSGHATSSLSAVELMAELLFGGHFRFDVHHPDAPNNDRLIFSKGHASPLYYALWTAAGQVDRQRLENYRQFGSLLEGHPTSRFPLTEAATGSLGQGLSVGVGLALAAKMDQLDYRTFVLLGDSEMAEGSQWEAIQIAAQYRLNNLVGVIDVNRLGQRGETMYGADLHQYQKKVEAFGWQTVVVGDGHDFAELSEAYHRAAASAEQPTMLIASTTKGKGVSFLEDEDGWHGKALDDDQMHAALEEVGLGDPNIRGELTAPNDRQPLTVLPADAEQLEHRLGEEVATRTAYGDAIKRLAPQYPEMVALDAEVSNSTRAKFFADSYPNRFFEMFIAEQNMVGAAVGLGQRGKIPFVSTFAAFLTRAFDQIRMARHSDANVKFVGSHCGVSIGADGPSQMGLEDIAMFRSVQESVVLYASDAVSTQRLVESMMNHRGISYLRTTRGETPVIYACDEQFEIGGCKVLRQSDRDRYTLIAAGITLHEALAAHSILLEEAITVRVIDLYSIKPLDHATIRKAADATEVLFTIEDHVPEGGIGEAVLTSLSDHRTPVRCLAVRKRPLSGASERLLDDQGLSAERIVAAVKAVADSN